One genomic region from Bacteroidales bacterium encodes:
- a CDS encoding aconitase/3-isopropylmalate dehydratase large subunit family protein, with product MNIIEKILASHSGQKSVQPGQIVDVTIDCRVARDFGGANVVKNIIDNGLTIDDPKRTFFTFDCNPGGSDQKYAANQHFCRQYARENDIKIYDIDAGIGTHLAIDRGLILPGGTFVSTDSHANIMGAIGAFGQGMGDQDIAAVWASGSAWFKVPKSVKLVFQGERPANISAKDIAINMLNIFGANKLLGYSVEFYGDAIKKLTLAERITISSMGTEMGAIILLFPPTDKIIADLERMHGKKITSIYADDDAVYDKVISIDISKFKTMVAMPGHPHDDIDIEEVKKVKIDSAFIGSCTNGRIEDMAAAAKILEGRHVAPGVVLKIVPSTDHVWQQSLELGYIKTFKDAGALVSNAGCAGCAAGQVGQNGPNEVTLSTGNRNFAGKQGKGFVYLTSPEVVAASAVAGYITTADQIPEQPATFAKTGKVIQGTPKVKSDEKQPTTVEGRIWIIQKDDIDTDMIFHNRYLTITDIKEMGQYAFDNLPGYEDFSRKAKPNDIIITGKNFGAGSSRQQAVDCFKSLGVSAILAESFGAIYERNAINAAFPILTYDPAVIEELDLESGAVVKLDFTSGKITNTQNGKTATINPFSEVQADIFKRGGLLG from the coding sequence ATGAACATAATCGAAAAAATATTGGCCAGCCATTCCGGGCAAAAATCCGTACAACCTGGCCAGATCGTCGACGTAACGATCGACTGCCGCGTGGCACGCGACTTTGGAGGAGCCAACGTGGTAAAAAACATCATCGACAACGGACTCACCATCGATGATCCCAAACGCACTTTTTTCACTTTCGACTGCAACCCGGGCGGCTCCGATCAAAAGTATGCCGCCAACCAGCACTTCTGTCGGCAATATGCCCGCGAAAACGACATCAAAATCTACGACATCGATGCCGGCATTGGCACCCATCTGGCTATCGACCGCGGATTGATTCTTCCCGGCGGAACCTTTGTTTCCACCGACTCGCATGCCAACATTATGGGCGCCATAGGAGCTTTTGGCCAGGGCATGGGCGACCAGGACATCGCAGCAGTATGGGCCAGTGGATCGGCCTGGTTTAAAGTACCCAAATCTGTAAAGCTTGTTTTCCAGGGCGAACGTCCGGCAAACATTTCTGCCAAAGATATTGCGATAAATATGCTCAACATCTTCGGCGCCAACAAGCTGCTGGGGTATTCAGTTGAGTTTTATGGTGATGCTATAAAAAAACTCACCCTTGCCGAACGCATCACTATTTCGTCGATGGGAACCGAGATGGGCGCCATCATCCTGCTTTTCCCACCTACCGACAAAATAATAGCTGATTTGGAAAGAATGCACGGCAAAAAGATCACCAGCATTTATGCTGACGATGATGCCGTTTATGATAAAGTAATCAGTATCGACATCAGCAAATTCAAAACGATGGTGGCCATGCCAGGACATCCGCATGACGACATCGATATTGAAGAGGTGAAGAAGGTAAAAATCGACTCGGCATTTATTGGCTCGTGTACCAACGGACGCATTGAAGATATGGCTGCAGCAGCCAAAATTTTGGAAGGACGCCATGTGGCTCCGGGTGTGGTGCTCAAAATCGTACCCTCCACAGACCATGTGTGGCAACAATCGCTGGAGCTGGGATATATCAAGACTTTTAAGGATGCCGGCGCGCTGGTTTCCAATGCCGGATGCGCAGGCTGTGCCGCCGGACAAGTGGGACAAAACGGCCCCAACGAGGTTACCTTAAGCACAGGCAACCGCAACTTTGCCGGCAAACAGGGCAAAGGATTTGTTTACCTTACCTCGCCCGAAGTGGTGGCAGCTTCGGCTGTAGCCGGATACATCACCACTGCCGACCAGATTCCGGAACAACCGGCTACCTTCGCGAAAACAGGAAAGGTAATTCAGGGTACACCCAAAGTAAAATCGGACGAAAAGCAGCCCACAACAGTTGAAGGTCGCATCTGGATAATCCAGAAAGACGACATCGACACCGACATGATCTTCCACAACCGCTATCTTACCATCACCGACATAAAAGAGATGGGACAATACGCTTTTGATAACCTACCGGGATATGAAGATTTTTCGCGCAAAGCCAAGCCTAACGACATAATAATTACCGGCAAAAACTTTGGCGCCGGAAGTTCGCGTCAACAGGCGGTAGATTGTTTTAAGTCGCTGGGCGTTTCGGCAATATTAGCCGAATCGTTTGGGGCCATCTACGAACGCAACGCCATCAACGCTGCCTTCCCCATCCTTACCTACGATCCTGCAGTCATCGAGGAGCTGGATTTGGAGTCAGGTGCTGTGGTAAAACTGGATTTTACTTCCGGAAAAATCACCAACACCCAAAACGGTAAAACGGCCACCATCAATCCTTTCTCCGAAGTGCAAGCCGACATCTTCAAACGCGGCGGGCTTCTGGGGTAA
- a CDS encoding cyclase family protein yields MALLIDLTHTLENDMPIFPGDEPPKFSLATTHSDDGSQVTRMEITTHIGTHLDCPRHFIDGGTATDTNDLSPFYGKALMIDCRKFGGHEEITKSHLGQFKLEGEQLQWLILHTGFYRHWGTQKYFDPFPVLSPEAAEYLRDIGIVGIGLDVASIDSIDSTDYPVHKIILGSGMYVIENLTNLHLLPAQSFTLAAFPLRISRGDGSPVRAVAIL; encoded by the coding sequence ATGGCTCTACTCATTGATCTCACCCATACCCTGGAGAACGATATGCCCATTTTCCCAGGCGATGAACCTCCAAAATTCAGTCTGGCCACGACGCATTCCGATGATGGTTCGCAGGTAACGCGCATGGAAATTACCACGCATATCGGCACTCACCTCGACTGCCCGAGGCACTTCATCGACGGAGGCACCGCAACCGACACCAACGATCTTTCTCCATTTTATGGCAAAGCGCTCATGATCGACTGCCGGAAGTTTGGTGGTCACGAAGAAATCACAAAATCGCATCTCGGGCAGTTCAAACTGGAAGGAGAGCAATTGCAATGGTTGATTCTCCACACCGGCTTCTACCGGCATTGGGGCACCCAAAAATATTTCGATCCTTTCCCGGTGCTTTCCCCTGAAGCTGCGGAATACCTCAGAGATATTGGCATCGTTGGCATCGGGCTGGATGTGGCTTCCATCGACTCCATCGACTCCACAGATTATCCGGTGCACAAAATCATTCTGGGCAGCGGGATGTATGTAATCGAAAACCTCACCAATCTTCACCTGTTGCCCGCACAGAGTTTTACGCTGGCAGCATTTCCGCTGCGTATCTCCCGCGGCGACGGTTCTCCGGTGCGTGCAGTGGCTATCTTATAA
- a CDS encoding PepSY-associated TM helix domain-containing protein: MKIKWRKWNRAIHRDVGYFFFAMSLIYGLSGIALNHIGDWNPNYIVTRTMLDTGHPLDDDMDREQVLDLLKPYGESKNYKKHFMSNPSHLKVFLNGGSLLININTGQGEIEKISRRPVFHAVNYLHNNPKKWWTLFSDVFAGGLILLASTGLFILRGRNGITRRGAIITAAGIIVPVVFLLLYY; this comes from the coding sequence ATGAAAATAAAATGGCGCAAATGGAACCGAGCGATTCACCGCGACGTGGGCTATTTCTTTTTTGCCATGAGCCTTATCTACGGGCTTTCGGGCATAGCACTCAACCACATCGGCGACTGGAATCCTAACTACATCGTCACACGTACAATGTTGGATACAGGACATCCTTTGGATGATGATATGGATCGCGAGCAAGTGCTTGACCTGCTAAAGCCTTACGGTGAGTCCAAAAACTACAAGAAACATTTTATGTCCAACCCATCGCATCTCAAGGTTTTTTTGAATGGTGGCAGCCTGTTGATCAACATCAACACCGGGCAGGGCGAGATTGAGAAAATTTCGCGGAGGCCCGTATTTCACGCAGTCAATTATTTGCATAACAACCCTAAAAAGTGGTGGACATTATTTTCGGATGTCTTTGCCGGCGGGCTGATCTTGCTGGCATCCACGGGACTTTTCATCCTAAGGGGGCGCAATGGTATCACACGACGCGGAGCCATTATTACAGCTGCCGGCATCATTGTGCCGGTGGTTTTTTTGCTTTTGTATTATTAA
- the malQ gene encoding 4-alpha-glucanotransferase — MKQSRSSGILLHPTSLPGNYGIGSLGQQALHFIDFLHLAGQKLWQVLPMGHTGYGDSPYQCFSIFAGNPILIDLDSLKDDGLLDDLDLLNDETFDNGKVDYGKVIIFKNKVLLQAFAKFKQSYLLHDAYTLFINKNQHWLDDYATFIAIKEHFGGKPWWEWPEAYRFRQPETIERFTKKHAQSVSFQKFVQYLFHGQWHRVKRYANEKGISVVGDLPLYVAHDSADVWSNHLVFQFDENREPKHVAGVPPDYFSATGQLWGNPLYDWDYMQAHSFEWWAKRIEASIEQYDIIRIDHFRGFEAYWAVPYGDKTAENGKWIKAPGKELFEAIAAKLGKLPIIAEDLGVITDAVEALRDDFEFPGMKILQFAFSDDPDNCYLPHNYRRNFVVYTGTHDNDTLKGWYDNLEPEVCQQVREYIDSKTGNINQKLIRLAWSSVADVAIIPLQDLMELGSEARMNIPGTPSGNWHWRCQQHQLTHDKAAWLKHITKIYHR; from the coding sequence ATGAAACAATCACGCAGCAGCGGCATTTTACTTCATCCTACTTCCCTTCCAGGAAATTACGGCATCGGCTCGCTGGGTCAGCAGGCTTTACATTTTATCGATTTCCTGCATCTCGCCGGCCAAAAGCTCTGGCAGGTGCTACCGATGGGTCACACCGGATATGGCGACTCTCCGTACCAGTGTTTTTCAATTTTTGCCGGCAACCCCATTCTCATAGACCTTGACAGCCTGAAAGATGACGGTTTACTCGACGACCTCGATCTTTTGAACGACGAAACATTCGACAATGGTAAAGTGGATTATGGGAAAGTCATCATTTTTAAAAACAAAGTCCTGCTGCAGGCTTTCGCCAAATTTAAACAAAGCTACCTGCTGCATGATGCTTACACTCTTTTTATCAATAAAAACCAGCACTGGCTCGACGACTACGCCACCTTTATAGCTATCAAAGAACATTTTGGCGGCAAACCCTGGTGGGAATGGCCCGAAGCCTACCGCTTTCGTCAGCCTGAAACCATCGAACGTTTTACCAAAAAACACGCTCAGTCGGTTTCTTTCCAAAAATTTGTACAATACCTTTTTCACGGACAATGGCATCGCGTAAAGCGTTACGCCAACGAAAAAGGAATATCCGTAGTTGGCGACCTGCCGCTCTATGTGGCGCACGACAGCGCCGATGTGTGGAGCAACCACCTGGTGTTTCAGTTTGATGAGAATCGTGAACCCAAACATGTTGCCGGTGTGCCGCCCGATTATTTCAGCGCTACAGGTCAGCTTTGGGGCAACCCGCTCTACGACTGGGATTACATGCAGGCACATAGCTTTGAATGGTGGGCCAAACGAATCGAGGCGTCGATAGAACAATACGACATCATCCGCATCGACCACTTCAGAGGCTTTGAGGCTTATTGGGCGGTGCCTTACGGCGATAAGACCGCAGAAAATGGAAAGTGGATAAAAGCACCTGGCAAAGAACTTTTTGAAGCAATCGCTGCAAAACTCGGCAAGTTACCCATCATAGCCGAGGACCTGGGGGTAATCACAGACGCAGTAGAAGCTTTACGCGATGACTTTGAATTTCCGGGCATGAAAATTTTGCAGTTTGCTTTTAGTGATGACCCCGACAACTGCTATCTTCCGCACAATTACCGCCGCAACTTCGTGGTGTATACCGGCACGCACGACAACGACACATTGAAAGGATGGTACGACAATCTGGAGCCGGAGGTTTGTCAACAGGTGCGCGAATATATCGATAGCAAAACCGGCAATATCAACCAGAAACTCATCCGGTTGGCCTGGAGTTCGGTAGCCGATGTGGCTATTATCCCACTGCAGGACCTGATGGAGCTGGGCAGCGAGGCGCGCATGAACATTCCGGGAACTCCTTCGGGCAACTGGCACTGGCGCTGCCAGCAACACCAACTTACACACGACAAAGCTGCCTGGCTGAAACATATCACCAAAATTTACCACCGATAA
- a CDS encoding alpha-amylase family protein, with translation MNHKIIIYQTLPRLFGNKTKKTGFNGTLAENDCGKFDDFTHVALKQIKQLGATHIWYTGILEHGTTTDYSEYGIKKDHPTLIKGRAGSPYAIKDYYDVDPDLAVDPHKRMQEFEALIKRTHETNLKVIIDFVPNHLYREYFSDVKPEGVEDFGKNDNPEKSFDPQNNFYYLPGTEFHLPDGIAWLQNIENEIPPEPYREVPVKTTGNDRFTAHPDKYDWYETIKLNYGVDVLNGRKTYFDPMPDTWHKMLDILLYWAAKGVDGFRCDMAEMVPVEFWQWAIGEVKNKFPEIIFIAEIYNPSAYTDYIQRGGFDYLYDKMGVYDTLFNIIHHGASARTLTGCWQALEGKEKQMLRFIENHDEVRIASAAYAGNPRAGIPAMTVTAAMNTGPVMLYGGQEMGERAAGAAGYSGDDGRTTIYDYAAMPQHQQWMNDGKFDGGLLEDDQKSLRKFYQKLLTFCRDSEAIAAGKFYDLMWANENAPRGIYAWLRYTENEKLLLVVNFENKKIETFVKIPEHAFGEMGWSDKKEMRLTDILQPDTMGLQKQEISERGIPLVLEGYGARIITLAGF, from the coding sequence ATGAACCACAAAATCATCATCTACCAAACCCTCCCCCGACTCTTTGGCAACAAGACAAAAAAGACCGGATTTAATGGAACTTTAGCCGAAAATGACTGTGGAAAATTTGATGATTTTACCCACGTGGCGCTGAAACAAATAAAACAGCTTGGCGCAACCCACATCTGGTACACCGGTATACTTGAACATGGCACCACCACTGACTACAGCGAATACGGTATTAAAAAAGATCATCCTACTTTAATAAAAGGTCGCGCCGGCTCTCCCTATGCCATCAAAGATTATTATGATGTTGATCCCGATCTGGCTGTCGATCCGCATAAGCGCATGCAGGAATTTGAAGCGCTGATAAAACGCACGCATGAGACCAATCTTAAAGTGATCATCGATTTTGTTCCGAATCATCTTTACAGGGAATACTTTTCAGATGTTAAACCGGAAGGTGTTGAAGATTTTGGAAAAAATGACAATCCTGAAAAGTCATTCGACCCACAAAACAACTTTTATTACCTGCCCGGCACCGAATTTCATCTACCTGACGGGATTGCATGGCTGCAAAATATAGAAAACGAAATACCTCCGGAGCCTTACCGGGAAGTGCCTGTCAAAACTACCGGCAACGACCGCTTTACGGCACATCCCGACAAATACGATTGGTACGAAACCATCAAACTCAACTATGGTGTGGATGTACTCAACGGACGGAAAACCTACTTTGATCCGATGCCGGATACCTGGCACAAGATGCTCGACATTCTGCTATATTGGGCAGCCAAAGGCGTGGATGGCTTCCGCTGCGATATGGCCGAGATGGTGCCGGTGGAATTTTGGCAATGGGCGATTGGAGAAGTAAAAAACAAATTCCCCGAAATAATTTTCATAGCCGAAATCTACAATCCGTCTGCTTACACAGATTATATACAACGCGGCGGCTTCGATTATCTCTACGATAAAATGGGCGTTTACGATACGTTGTTCAACATTATCCACCATGGTGCGAGCGCCCGCACACTTACCGGCTGCTGGCAGGCGCTGGAGGGAAAAGAGAAACAGATGTTGCGGTTTATCGAAAATCATGATGAGGTTCGGATAGCTTCGGCGGCTTATGCCGGAAATCCTCGCGCCGGAATTCCGGCCATGACCGTTACCGCCGCCATGAATACAGGTCCGGTGATGCTTTACGGCGGACAGGAAATGGGCGAGAGAGCGGCAGGCGCTGCGGGTTACAGTGGCGACGACGGACGAACCACCATATACGATTATGCCGCAATGCCACAACACCAGCAATGGATGAACGACGGAAAGTTTGATGGCGGACTGTTAGAGGACGATCAAAAGTCGCTGAGAAAATTTTATCAGAAATTACTTACTTTTTGTCGTGATAGCGAAGCCATTGCTGCCGGAAAATTCTACGATCTGATGTGGGCAAACGAAAACGCGCCACGCGGAATTTATGCCTGGCTGCGCTACACCGAAAATGAAAAATTGCTGTTGGTAGTAAATTTTGAAAACAAGAAAATAGAGACTTTCGTCAAAATCCCCGAGCATGCTTT